The following are encoded in a window of Pseudomonas sp. St316 genomic DNA:
- a CDS encoding transposase, which translates to MQPPRPNSHRLRRGRSSEPGRGYLVTTVVHQRIPIFRNWRLGRLLVAEMRQAHERGQVNSLAWVVMPDHLHWLVQLEQADLMQVMQRVKSRSTLTINRAMDRKGAFWQSGFHDRAIRDNDDLRPFARYIIANPLRAGLVDRIGDYPLWDATWL; encoded by the coding sequence ATGCAGCCCCCACGTCCAAACTCCCATCGCTTGCGTCGCGGACGCTCTTCGGAACCGGGGCGAGGTTACCTCGTCACTACGGTTGTTCACCAACGCATACCGATCTTCAGGAACTGGCGACTGGGCCGCTTGTTGGTGGCAGAAATGCGTCAGGCTCATGAGCGAGGCCAGGTCAATTCGCTGGCCTGGGTTGTGATGCCGGATCACCTGCATTGGCTTGTGCAGCTAGAGCAAGCTGACCTCATGCAGGTGATGCAGAGGGTCAAGTCCCGCAGCACCCTCACAATCAACCGAGCAATGGACAGGAAGGGTGCCTTCTGGCAAAGCGGTTTCCATGACCGCGCGATTCGCGACAACGACGACCTGCGGCCTTTCGCCCGCTACATCATTGCCAACCCTCTTCGCGCAGGGTTGGTGGATCGCATTGGCGATTACCCGCTCTGGGATGCGACATGGCTCTAA